One window of Electrophorus electricus isolate fEleEle1 chromosome 24, fEleEle1.pri, whole genome shotgun sequence genomic DNA carries:
- the zgc:101663 gene encoding alpha-1,3-mannosyl-glycoprotein 4-beta-N-acetylglucosaminyltransferase C isoform X2 → MTAPEASEMRVRLKVHLQAIVGLLILACLYLSFRREQWTEQTEMRRWSWNFNAGRLSSGSLSMASARLLAGVPQQDKKYLTVGLSSVRRKKENYLLSTLYSIFSQSSEKELADMVVVVLLADFDLQFVQETLRSIMEKFSSRLSQGQLLVIHVDEEHYPPLTGLKRNFNDAPDRVTFRSKQNMDYAHLVHFCANLSRYYLMLEDDVSCSKGFLSAIRGHIHSLGSSPWTSLEFSKLGYIGKLYHSSDLLQLGHFLYIFYQELPCDFLMSHFRTLLMQDKPIRFRPSLFQHMGTYSSFQSIYNKLKDEDFDVDPGHNPAADVYTDIGVYNHHLPQQAYENGPENQFFWGKSPIKEGNFFLVAFHEPVVVSRILIQTGKDGNDMLVSADVELGETVTKGATGMKCTGSHTVGSLREGQFEQQDMQRTLKSPVLCLNIRVTAPQTNWVIIKGIQVWTVKENKNEQVVVAFHR, encoded by the exons ATGACG GCTCCGGAAGCTTCTGAGATGAGGGTCCGTCTAAAAGTCCATTTACAGGCAATCGTTGGCCTACTTATCCTGGCATGCCTCTACCTCTCATTCAGAAGAGAGCAGTGGACTGAACAAACG GAgatgaggaggtggagctggaaCTTCAATGCTGGGCGGCTGTCTTCAGGCTCTCTGTCCATGGCCTCTGCCCGACTGCTGGCTGGAGTTCCTCAGCAGGACAAGA AATACCTTACTGTCGGTCTCTCGTCTGtgagaaggaagaaagaaaattatCTTCTGTCCACCCTCTATTCCATCTTCAGTCAGTCGTCAGAGAAGGAGCTGGCTGACATGGTGGTTGTGGTCCTCCTGGCGGACTTCGACCTGCAGTTCGTCCAGGAGACTCTGAGGAGCATCATGGAGAAGTTCTCCTCCAGGTTGTCCCAGGGCCAGCTGTTGGTCATTCATGTGGATGAGGAGCACTACCCTCCCCTCACAGGCCTCAAGAGGAACTTCAATGATGCCCCAGATCGAGTGACCTTTCGCTCCAAGCAGAACATGGACTACGCTCACCTGGTGCATTTCTGTGCGAACCTTTCCCGCTACTACCTCATGCTGGAGGATGACGTGAGCTGCTCTAAAGGTTTTCTCTCTGCTATACGGGGCCACATCCATTCTCTCGGCTCTTCTCCATGGACCTCCCTAGAGTTTTCCAAGCTAGGCTACATTGGGAAGCTCTACCACTCCAGCGACCTCCTTCAGCTGGGACACTTCCTCTACATCTTCTACCAGGAGTTGCCGTGCGACTTCCTGATGAGCCACTTCCGCACGTTGCTCATGCAGGATAAGCCGATTCGCTTTCGGCCTTCTCTCTTCCAGCATATGGGAACCTACTCCTCCTTTCAGAGCATCTACAACAAGCTGAAGGATGAGGACTTCGACGTAGACCCTGGTCATAACCCCGCAGCAGATGTTTACACAGACATTGGGGTTTATAATCACCACCTTCCACAGCAAGCCTATGAGAATGGACCAGAAAATCAATTTTTCTGGGGTAAATCCCCTATCAAGGAGGGGAACTTCTTCCTTGTAGCCTTTCATGAACCGGTGGTCGTCTCCCGTATCCTGATTCAGACTGGGAAAGATGGCAATGATATGCTGGTGTCTGCAGATGTGGAACTGGGTGAGACGGTGACGAAGGGAGCGACTGGGATGAAATGCACAGGAAGTCACACGGTGGGTTCTCTACGGGAGGGACAGTTTGAGCAGCAGGACATGCAGAGGACACTGAAGAGCCCTGTCTTGTGCTTAAACATCCGAGTAACTGCCCCCCAGACAAACTGGGTCATCATAAAGGGCATCCAGGTGTGGACCGTTAAGGAAAACAAGAATGAACAAGTTGTAGTGGCCTTCCATCGGTGA
- the zgc:101663 gene encoding alpha-1,3-mannosyl-glycoprotein 4-beta-N-acetylglucosaminyltransferase C isoform X3 codes for MRVRLKVHLQAIVGLLILACLYLSFRREQWTEQTEMRRWSWNFNAGRLSSGSLSMASARLLAGVPQQDKKYLTVGLSSVRRKKENYLLSTLYSIFSQSSEKELADMVVVVLLADFDLQFVQETLRSIMEKFSSRLSQGQLLVIHVDEEHYPPLTGLKRNFNDAPDRVTFRSKQNMDYAHLVHFCANLSRYYLMLEDDVSCSKGFLSAIRGHIHSLGSSPWTSLEFSKLGYIGKLYHSSDLLQLGHFLYIFYQELPCDFLMSHFRTLLMQDKPIRFRPSLFQHMGTYSSFQSIYNKLKDEDFDVDPGHNPAADVYTDIGVYNHHLPQQAYENGPENQFFWGKSPIKEGNFFLVAFHEPVVVSRILIQTGKDGNDMLVSADVELGETVTKGATGMKCTGSHTVGSLREGQFEQQDMQRTLKSPVLCLNIRVTAPQTNWVIIKGIQVWTVKENKNEQVVVAFHR; via the exons ATGAGGGTCCGTCTAAAAGTCCATTTACAGGCAATCGTTGGCCTACTTATCCTGGCATGCCTCTACCTCTCATTCAGAAGAGAGCAGTGGACTGAACAAACG GAgatgaggaggtggagctggaaCTTCAATGCTGGGCGGCTGTCTTCAGGCTCTCTGTCCATGGCCTCTGCCCGACTGCTGGCTGGAGTTCCTCAGCAGGACAAGA AATACCTTACTGTCGGTCTCTCGTCTGtgagaaggaagaaagaaaattatCTTCTGTCCACCCTCTATTCCATCTTCAGTCAGTCGTCAGAGAAGGAGCTGGCTGACATGGTGGTTGTGGTCCTCCTGGCGGACTTCGACCTGCAGTTCGTCCAGGAGACTCTGAGGAGCATCATGGAGAAGTTCTCCTCCAGGTTGTCCCAGGGCCAGCTGTTGGTCATTCATGTGGATGAGGAGCACTACCCTCCCCTCACAGGCCTCAAGAGGAACTTCAATGATGCCCCAGATCGAGTGACCTTTCGCTCCAAGCAGAACATGGACTACGCTCACCTGGTGCATTTCTGTGCGAACCTTTCCCGCTACTACCTCATGCTGGAGGATGACGTGAGCTGCTCTAAAGGTTTTCTCTCTGCTATACGGGGCCACATCCATTCTCTCGGCTCTTCTCCATGGACCTCCCTAGAGTTTTCCAAGCTAGGCTACATTGGGAAGCTCTACCACTCCAGCGACCTCCTTCAGCTGGGACACTTCCTCTACATCTTCTACCAGGAGTTGCCGTGCGACTTCCTGATGAGCCACTTCCGCACGTTGCTCATGCAGGATAAGCCGATTCGCTTTCGGCCTTCTCTCTTCCAGCATATGGGAACCTACTCCTCCTTTCAGAGCATCTACAACAAGCTGAAGGATGAGGACTTCGACGTAGACCCTGGTCATAACCCCGCAGCAGATGTTTACACAGACATTGGGGTTTATAATCACCACCTTCCACAGCAAGCCTATGAGAATGGACCAGAAAATCAATTTTTCTGGGGTAAATCCCCTATCAAGGAGGGGAACTTCTTCCTTGTAGCCTTTCATGAACCGGTGGTCGTCTCCCGTATCCTGATTCAGACTGGGAAAGATGGCAATGATATGCTGGTGTCTGCAGATGTGGAACTGGGTGAGACGGTGACGAAGGGAGCGACTGGGATGAAATGCACAGGAAGTCACACGGTGGGTTCTCTACGGGAGGGACAGTTTGAGCAGCAGGACATGCAGAGGACACTGAAGAGCCCTGTCTTGTGCTTAAACATCCGAGTAACTGCCCCCCAGACAAACTGGGTCATCATAAAGGGCATCCAGGTGTGGACCGTTAAGGAAAACAAGAATGAACAAGTTGTAGTGGCCTTCCATCGGTGA
- the zgc:101663 gene encoding alpha-1,3-mannosyl-glycoprotein 4-beta-N-acetylglucosaminyltransferase C isoform X1, with translation MGKQHKMFHFCICGHTVSLCSLKAPEASEMRVRLKVHLQAIVGLLILACLYLSFRREQWTEQTEMRRWSWNFNAGRLSSGSLSMASARLLAGVPQQDKKYLTVGLSSVRRKKENYLLSTLYSIFSQSSEKELADMVVVVLLADFDLQFVQETLRSIMEKFSSRLSQGQLLVIHVDEEHYPPLTGLKRNFNDAPDRVTFRSKQNMDYAHLVHFCANLSRYYLMLEDDVSCSKGFLSAIRGHIHSLGSSPWTSLEFSKLGYIGKLYHSSDLLQLGHFLYIFYQELPCDFLMSHFRTLLMQDKPIRFRPSLFQHMGTYSSFQSIYNKLKDEDFDVDPGHNPAADVYTDIGVYNHHLPQQAYENGPENQFFWGKSPIKEGNFFLVAFHEPVVVSRILIQTGKDGNDMLVSADVELGETVTKGATGMKCTGSHTVGSLREGQFEQQDMQRTLKSPVLCLNIRVTAPQTNWVIIKGIQVWTVKENKNEQVVVAFHR, from the exons ATGGGAAAACAGCACAAGAtgtttcatttctgcatttgtggTCACACTGTTTCTTTGTGCTCTTTGAAGGCTCCGGAAGCTTCTGAGATGAGGGTCCGTCTAAAAGTCCATTTACAGGCAATCGTTGGCCTACTTATCCTGGCATGCCTCTACCTCTCATTCAGAAGAGAGCAGTGGACTGAACAAACG GAgatgaggaggtggagctggaaCTTCAATGCTGGGCGGCTGTCTTCAGGCTCTCTGTCCATGGCCTCTGCCCGACTGCTGGCTGGAGTTCCTCAGCAGGACAAGA AATACCTTACTGTCGGTCTCTCGTCTGtgagaaggaagaaagaaaattatCTTCTGTCCACCCTCTATTCCATCTTCAGTCAGTCGTCAGAGAAGGAGCTGGCTGACATGGTGGTTGTGGTCCTCCTGGCGGACTTCGACCTGCAGTTCGTCCAGGAGACTCTGAGGAGCATCATGGAGAAGTTCTCCTCCAGGTTGTCCCAGGGCCAGCTGTTGGTCATTCATGTGGATGAGGAGCACTACCCTCCCCTCACAGGCCTCAAGAGGAACTTCAATGATGCCCCAGATCGAGTGACCTTTCGCTCCAAGCAGAACATGGACTACGCTCACCTGGTGCATTTCTGTGCGAACCTTTCCCGCTACTACCTCATGCTGGAGGATGACGTGAGCTGCTCTAAAGGTTTTCTCTCTGCTATACGGGGCCACATCCATTCTCTCGGCTCTTCTCCATGGACCTCCCTAGAGTTTTCCAAGCTAGGCTACATTGGGAAGCTCTACCACTCCAGCGACCTCCTTCAGCTGGGACACTTCCTCTACATCTTCTACCAGGAGTTGCCGTGCGACTTCCTGATGAGCCACTTCCGCACGTTGCTCATGCAGGATAAGCCGATTCGCTTTCGGCCTTCTCTCTTCCAGCATATGGGAACCTACTCCTCCTTTCAGAGCATCTACAACAAGCTGAAGGATGAGGACTTCGACGTAGACCCTGGTCATAACCCCGCAGCAGATGTTTACACAGACATTGGGGTTTATAATCACCACCTTCCACAGCAAGCCTATGAGAATGGACCAGAAAATCAATTTTTCTGGGGTAAATCCCCTATCAAGGAGGGGAACTTCTTCCTTGTAGCCTTTCATGAACCGGTGGTCGTCTCCCGTATCCTGATTCAGACTGGGAAAGATGGCAATGATATGCTGGTGTCTGCAGATGTGGAACTGGGTGAGACGGTGACGAAGGGAGCGACTGGGATGAAATGCACAGGAAGTCACACGGTGGGTTCTCTACGGGAGGGACAGTTTGAGCAGCAGGACATGCAGAGGACACTGAAGAGCCCTGTCTTGTGCTTAAACATCCGAGTAACTGCCCCCCAGACAAACTGGGTCATCATAAAGGGCATCCAGGTGTGGACCGTTAAGGAAAACAAGAATGAACAAGTTGTAGTGGCCTTCCATCGGTGA